The genomic region CTACAAAAACGATCAATACAGAAAAACTATTAATCGCTCAGTCCTAGGATAAATAAGAAGATGATGAGCCCAGGCGAAGCAGAGCTTTTGAGGCTATGACGTATTCAGCCTTAACTGATCATACCTACACATAAGAATAAATTGATCCATATATCTATTCTGAGATAAAGATTTATACTTAAAAGATAAAGTATAAATTTTAAAAGGTGACTCTATATTGAGTAGGAGGGCATTCTATAGAATAATACTTTATAGTGGCGAAAACGGAGAACTTGAACCAGTAAAAATTGCTCAACAATTAGGACTCCAATTAAACACTGTAAAGAAATACTTGAAAACACTTGAGAAGGAAGAACTAGTTAGAAGAATAGATGATAAAAGATATCAATTAACAAGTAAGGGGTTAAAACTCAAGAAAAGTATAGAGAGACTCAAAGAAATAAAAACACCAGAACCATACATAATTACTAATCCATCAACAGGCGAGCCCCTCCAATTAACTGTTAGAGATTATAAACAATTATATGCTGTAATAGAGTATGGTCTAGCTCCAAGAAATATTTTAGAAGAACACTTAAAGAGAGGATATTTCTTGGAATGGATAAAAAATGTTTTCAACGATGAATTCTTAGTTGAACTAATTAATGAAGGAAGGATAACAACAATAGATGATCTGAAAAACTATTTAAAAGAAATAATAGGTTTACTAACGAAATAGAATCATATCGTTGATGTGAAACAATGATAAATCAAACAATCTTAGCAAGTAAGTTAGAAAAGTTTTTACCCAATATTAGATGGTGGCCTTGGAAAGGAGTCTCTAAAAGTATATTTTTTAACTATTATAAAGAATGCGACGACATAATCTTATCCATTATAAAAGCTAACGAGCACGGGTTCTATTTGCCATTAAAAATTGCTGATACAAAACCTGATCTTCCAGCTAATAGATATTTTTTAATAAATAATAAGTATCTGTATGAAGCTGAGTTTTCGAGAGATTATATTGAGAAATTAAAGAAGATAGAGGATATTAGTATTAGGGAATACGAAAAACTAGTAGGTAAAGTAACAAAGGCATACCCGCTCACACTAGATACAACCAATATAGTTGCTATACATGAATTAGAGTATGGAGATAAAGTAGTAGTGAAGAGTTATAGACTTATCCCTAGAATCAATATGGAACCTTTAATTCTAATGAAACTAGCTGAGAAAAGATTCAAGAATATTCCGAAGCTTTATCAAGTCTTCATATTAAAGGATATAGTAGTATCTCTGGTAGTAGAGTATGTTAAAGGTATAGGAGATGGCGGTTATCCATTCTATATAGCTTATAAGAAACTTTTAGAATCAGGTAAAAGAAGAG from Staphylothermus marinus F1 harbors:
- a CDS encoding winged helix-turn-helix domain-containing protein, giving the protein MSRRAFYRIILYSGENGELEPVKIAQQLGLQLNTVKKYLKTLEKEELVRRIDDKRYQLTSKGLKLKKSIERLKEIKTPEPYIITNPSTGEPLQLTVRDYKQLYAVIEYGLAPRNILEEHLKRGYFLEWIKNVFNDEFLVELINEGRITTIDDLKNYLKEIIGLLTK